In Weissella tructae, the DNA window AAGATGGTGCGTTGGCGTTGGCTGAAGTTATTGGTTCTAGGACGAAGAATGTCTTTTTGGGGCATTTGAGTCAGGAAAATAACCAACAAGAATTGGCGTATTTGACGGTTAAAGGGATTTTGGAAGCGAAAGACTTTGCGGTTAATCACGACTTCTTGATGCATAACACAGAACCTCTGTCTGCATCAAGATTAATTGATATTTAATAAGCCGTTTTAAAATTTTAAGATTAATTTGAAAAATGTATGCTTTTTAGCTTGTTACCCAAATTAAGGTATGCTACAATAAATCTTGGGAACGGGAAGTTTTATCAATATGAGTAGTCCTTACGAAATTAAGTAAGGGTTAAAAATCGGGAGCATCAAGAAATTGGTGCTTTTTATTTTAAATAATAAGGATCTGCCACTGATTGTGGCAGGTCCTTTTTTTGTTAAGCCAGCTTAAAGGGAATCGACCTACCATGAACTCATACGAAACGAAGGGGAGTGGAAGTGACATGAAAAAAACGATGAAGACAGTCGTTATTGCGCTGTTGGCTGGATTGATTGGTGGTGGACTTTCTGTAGGGCTTGGTGCTTATTATGGTGTCTTTGAACCTAAAACAGAAAAAGTAGTTAATTCATCAGATACGAAAGTAGCAGATACAGCAGTGAAAGATGATTCGAAAGCAACGCAAGCCTTTAAATCGGTGTCTGGTGCAATTGTGTCAGTTATCAATCTCCAAGGTAGCCAAAATAGTGATGAGTTGTTAGAGACGGCGTCAGAGGGGTCAGGGGTTATTTATAAGAGCTCTGGTCGTGATGCGTATGTCGTGACGAATAATCACGTTGTAGATGGATCTAAGAAAATACAAATCTTAATGCAAGATGGAACGAAAGAACCGGCCGAATTAGTTGGGACAGATGTTGAAACTGATTTGGCGGTGTTGAAGATTTCGAATAAAGCGGTGAAAGATGTCGCTAAATTTGCAAATTCTGATCAATTGCAACCTGGTGAAACAGCATTGGCGATTGGGTCTCCATTAGGATCGGAATACGCTACTTCTGTGACGGAAGGAATTATTTCTGCGCCAAAACGTGAAATTGAAACGCAAGCACCGAATGGACAACGTCTAGGAAAAACAACGGTTATTCAAACTGACGCAGCGATTAACCCAGGAAACTCTGGTGGTGCATTGGTTAATCTGGCGGGGCAAGTTGTTGGGATTAATTCAATGAAGTTGTCAACGTCACAATCCGGAACGGCAGTTGAAGGAATGGGATTTGCGATTCCAGCGAATACGGTTGTGAAAATTATTGAAGCATTAGAAAAAGATGGTAAAGTCACACGACCAAGTTTGGGTGTTTCTTTGTATGATTTGAGTAATATTTCTTCGGTCGATCAAGCGGATGTATTAAAATTGCCAACGAAAGTGAAGACTGGAGTTGTTGTGATCAAGACGACCCGCGATGGTTCAGCTGAAAAGGCTGGGCTGAAAAAGTTTGATGTCATTACGAAGTTGAATGATATTTCAGTTTCTGATGCAAATGACTTACGTAATGCGTTATATAAGTTCGATGTGAATGAAAAAATCACCGTAACATATTATCGTGATGGTAAAGAACAGACGGTTCAATTGCAGTTACAGTCGAATTAATACACAGACTCACATAAGTTTTAAAAAATAAGTTGGTTCGGCTTTTGGATAAACGTTATACTTAATGTTGTCAACGATAGTTGAACACCATTACTCCCCGAGGTAATGTAACAATTATGTGGTCCCCACCACATAATTATAGTTAGGTTGTCCCCGAAAACGACCTAACAGATATTGTGGCCACAACCCCCTTGTGGTCATGAAAAAGAAAAAACCTAGCCCAATTGGACTAGGTTTTTTCTTTTTGTGCAATTTTATACAGTTGTGTAGTTTAAAGCGAAATCGTAGTGACCAATAAGGTCGTCGCCTGACTTAAGAGCGTAGGCGACATGGCATGTACCATCGGTTGTGTTGATTGATAATGCGCTTGTGTGAATATCAAATACGAAGTTACCGACTGCAGTGCGGTAGTGAGTTGTTGTAGGTTGTGTTAAATCAAACGTTAAGCGTGCGTTCGCAGCACCTGAACGACGAATTTGCAATGTGTTATCGTCTGCAAGTTTGATGGTCACGTTTGTCTGTAAAGTGGTGTCATCAACAGAGGTTTCTTCAATGTAACGGATGTAGGTTGCGTTGGCCATCTCGGTAGCAGTTCCTGAGGTAACTGTTTCGATGGTTTCGCTTTGGTTTTCTTGTGTGATTTTACTGATGGCAGTTAGGGCGATGGCAGTTTCTTGCGGCATGGTGAGCTCCTTGGTGTGAATATTATAGAGTTTATTATACGCTCGTAGCCGATGAATAGTAAGGTATGGTTGGTGATAAAGCCAGACAAGGAAGTGGGGATGATGATATAATAAGGCTTTAAGAAGCGTTTTAATGTTTATTACATAGTAATTGCGATGAAAAAGGAGGCAGACAATGGCAGAAGTTAATAAAGAAACAATTTTTCGTGACCCAGTTCTGAACTCAGTTGTCGTCAAAGATCAACTTATTTTAGATTTAATCGGCACAACTGAATTTCAACGTCTACGCCGAATTAAGCAATTAGGCAGTGCAAATTCTGTTTTCCACGGTGCGGAACATTCTCGTTTTTCCCATTCGCTAGGTGTATACGAAATTGCCCGTCGTTTTTCAGAACAATTAGCAGAATTTCACGCGACTAAAGTCCCTGGTGATGGTTTGTGGGACCCGAATGAGCGTATTGTGTTATTGAGTGCAGCGTTGCTGCATGACTTAGGTCACGGACCATACTCACATACATTTGAGCATATTTTTGGTACAAATCATGAAGATTATACACGCGCAATTATTACTGAGCCAGGAACTCAGATTAATACGGTGTTGAAAGCATATGATCCTGAACTACCGCAAAAAGTGGCAGATGTGATTAATAAGACATATGCCAACCGTCAAGTGGTGCAATTGATTTCTAGTCAAATTGATGCGGATCGAATGGATTATTTGTTGCGAGATGCGTATTATACCGGTGCGACCTATGGTGAATTTGATTTAAGTCGAATTATTCAGATGGTGCGCCCTTACGAGGGTGGAATTGCGTTTGAAGAAAAAGGATTGTATGCCATAGAAGATTACGTTGTTTCACGTTATCAAATGTATGTACAAGTGTACTTCCATCCGGTTTCTCGTTCGTTGGAGATATTATTGACGCATTTATTAGAGCGTGCGCAATATCTCTTTGAGGAAGATGCCAAATCAACACGTATTGATAAGAATTTTATTTCGCCTGCTTTACAAGTCGCGTTTAAGCACCAGGATGCAATTCCGGTGTCAGAATACCTGCGTTTAGATGACAATGTCTTGTTAGCTGACATCAGCCAATGGCGATTCCATTCAGATGCGGTGTTAGCAGACTTGGCGACTCGTTTTATTGATCGTCATCCGTTGAAGTCAATTGAAGTGACTGATGAGACCCGTCATTTGTTACCTACGTTACGAGCGTTGATTAACGACGCGGGGTTTGAACCGCGTTACTACACGGCTGAGAATGATAGTTTTGATCAACCGTATAGCGATCATCAACTCCAAGGGAAGAGTCCAAAGACGCAAATTGAGTTGATTGCACAAGATGGTACCCTGACTGATCTATCAAATGGTAGTGCAGTTGTCTCTACCTTGATGGGGCGAGCTTTTGGGGATGCACGTTTCTTCTTCCCTAAGGAAATGTTACAAACGGATGCAACGGGTGATTTGATGGCGGATGTCTACACTGATTTTCAGCGATATGTCCGTAATGGACGCCTAGTTGTGCCAACTGATAAGTAATAATTATTAATGAAATAGAGGGTTTTGGGATGATTAAATTAGTAACAATTGATATTGATGACACATTGGTAAATTCTGCCAAAGAAATCACGCCTCGTGTTAAGGCTGCGGTTCAAGCAGCAACTGCAGCTGGTGTGAAGATCGTTTTGACAACAGGTCGTCCCATTACAGGTGTGCAAGCATACCTGGATGAATTGGGATTGAACAATTTGGAAGACCAATATGTGGTGACATATAACGGTGCTATGATTCAAACGACAGCAGGGACAACAATTGGTGGAAATCCTTTGAATCATGCGGCCTATGTTAAGTTAGCTGACTGGGCTGTTGAACATGACTACTATATTCAAGTTGAGAGTTCAGCAGAAGCATTTACGCCAAGTCGTAAGGTGAACCCAGCAGCGAGTGGTGAAAATTACATGATTAACATGCCATTGAACATCGTTGATGTGGCAGATATGGACCCAGAATTAGCCTATGTTAAGTTTATGTTCATTGAACCTGCTGCGCGTTTGCAAGAAGTTCGTGCTGATTTAGATAAGACTGATTTTGCACAAGAATTTACATTTGTACAATCAAGTACACAATTCTTGGAAGTTTTGAACCAAGCCGCAAGTAAGGGTAATGCATTGCGTACCTTGGCTGGACACTTGAATGTAGATATTTCAGAAACAATGGCTATTGGGGACCAAGCTAATGACCTAACAATGATTGAAGCTGCTGGTTTGGGTGTTGCCATGGGTAATGCGGTGCCTGCTATTAAGGCAGCTGCGCAAGAAGAAACAACAACGCAAAACGAAGATGGTGTCGGGGTTGCGTTGGAAAAGTTTGTTTTAGCATAAAGAGAATGCTTGACTAATTGTTGGTTGAGTGTTGCTCAAATGTGTGAGATATTGTATTATTAGACATTGAGTAAAACTGCGAAAGGACGTGCTTGATTTGGCGATTACACAATTTGAAGGTCAAAATAAGTCAGAATTATCAATGATTGAAGTGGCGCGGGCAATTTTGTCTGACCGTCACGAAACAATGGCGTTTTCTGATTTGTTAAATGAAGTTCAATCATTTACGGGAAAGACGGATGATGAAATCCGCGCCCGTTTGGCACAATTCTATACTGATTTAAATATTGACGGGTCATTTATCTCATTGGGAGATAATGTTTGGGGGCTACGTTCATGGTATCCTATCGATTCTATTGACGAAGCTGTCCACTTGGACCTTGAAGAAGAAGAAGCAACAGCAAAGCCTAAGAAGAAGCGTAAGAAGATTAACGCCTTCTTGGCCGACGTTGCGGATGATGACGATGTGATCGACTACAATGATGACGATCCTGAAGATGATGACTTTGGTGCGGTTGAAACGTCAAAGAATGAAGATGAAGACGCTGAAGCAGCGGATGATGATTCAGATGACGATTCAGACGACGACTTTGATGAAGTTGCGGGTGGTATCGGTGAAGAAATTGGTGGAATTGCACCAGTTGATGACGATTACGGCTCAGGTGACATCGAAAAGTAAAGTTATGAAGAATTTCTATGTTGACAAAACAGAACTTTATCTGTATTATTAAGTTCCGGGCTCTTGTATTTGATTACAAGCCATTTCAACTGTAGAAAAACAGCTCCCAAAGCATTTATGCGTTGGGAGCTTTTATTATTTATAAACAGACGGAGGAAAATTTAATGGCAACTAAATATATTTTCGTTACAGG includes these proteins:
- a CDS encoding S1C family serine protease; the protein is MKKTMKTVVIALLAGLIGGGLSVGLGAYYGVFEPKTEKVVNSSDTKVADTAVKDDSKATQAFKSVSGAIVSVINLQGSQNSDELLETASEGSGVIYKSSGRDAYVVTNNHVVDGSKKIQILMQDGTKEPAELVGTDVETDLAVLKISNKAVKDVAKFANSDQLQPGETALAIGSPLGSEYATSVTEGIISAPKREIETQAPNGQRLGKTTVIQTDAAINPGNSGGALVNLAGQVVGINSMKLSTSQSGTAVEGMGFAIPANTVVKIIEALEKDGKVTRPSLGVSLYDLSNISSVDQADVLKLPTKVKTGVVVIKTTRDGSAEKAGLKKFDVITKLNDISVSDANDLRNALYKFDVNEKITVTYYRDGKEQTVQLQLQSN
- a CDS encoding DUF1934 domain-containing protein → MPQETAIALTAISKITQENQSETIETVTSGTATEMANATYIRYIEETSVDDTTLQTNVTIKLADDNTLQIRRSGAANARLTFDLTQPTTTHYRTAVGNFVFDIHTSALSINTTDGTCHVAYALKSGDDLIGHYDFALNYTTV
- a CDS encoding HD domain-containing protein; translation: MAEVNKETIFRDPVLNSVVVKDQLILDLIGTTEFQRLRRIKQLGSANSVFHGAEHSRFSHSLGVYEIARRFSEQLAEFHATKVPGDGLWDPNERIVLLSAALLHDLGHGPYSHTFEHIFGTNHEDYTRAIITEPGTQINTVLKAYDPELPQKVADVINKTYANRQVVQLISSQIDADRMDYLLRDAYYTGATYGEFDLSRIIQMVRPYEGGIAFEEKGLYAIEDYVVSRYQMYVQVYFHPVSRSLEILLTHLLERAQYLFEEDAKSTRIDKNFISPALQVAFKHQDAIPVSEYLRLDDNVLLADISQWRFHSDAVLADLATRFIDRHPLKSIEVTDETRHLLPTLRALINDAGFEPRYYTAENDSFDQPYSDHQLQGKSPKTQIELIAQDGTLTDLSNGSAVVSTLMGRAFGDARFFFPKEMLQTDATGDLMADVYTDFQRYVRNGRLVVPTDK
- a CDS encoding Cof-type HAD-IIB family hydrolase, whose amino-acid sequence is MIKLVTIDIDDTLVNSAKEITPRVKAAVQAATAAGVKIVLTTGRPITGVQAYLDELGLNNLEDQYVVTYNGAMIQTTAGTTIGGNPLNHAAYVKLADWAVEHDYYIQVESSAEAFTPSRKVNPAASGENYMINMPLNIVDVADMDPELAYVKFMFIEPAARLQEVRADLDKTDFAQEFTFVQSSTQFLEVLNQAASKGNALRTLAGHLNVDISETMAIGDQANDLTMIEAAGLGVAMGNAVPAIKAAAQEETTTQNEDGVGVALEKFVLA
- the rpoE gene encoding DNA-directed RNA polymerase subunit delta; amino-acid sequence: MAITQFEGQNKSELSMIEVARAILSDRHETMAFSDLLNEVQSFTGKTDDEIRARLAQFYTDLNIDGSFISLGDNVWGLRSWYPIDSIDEAVHLDLEEEEATAKPKKKRKKINAFLADVADDDDVIDYNDDDPEDDDFGAVETSKNEDEDAEAADDDSDDDSDDDFDEVAGGIGEEIGGIAPVDDDYGSGDIEK